In the genome of Streptomyces sp. P3, the window GCCTCGTCGGGATAAAGGAGGGCGAGACGTACACGGTCCACGACCTGTGGCTCGGCGTCTTCCTGCGGTCGGGCAACGACGCCGTGCACGTCCTGTCCGCGATGAACGGCGGTGTCGCCGCCACGGTCGCCCAGATGAACGAGCACGCCGACGCACTCCAGGCCCTCGACACCGACGTGGTCTCCCCCGACGGCTACGACGCGCCCGGCCAGGTGTCCTCGGCGTACGACCTGACGCTGTTCGCCCGTTCGGGCCTGCAGAAGAAGGACTTCCGGGAGTACTGCTCCACCGTCTCGGCCAAGTTCCCCGGCGCCACGACGAAGAACAAGAAGGGCAGGACCAGCCGCGGGACCTTCGAGATCCAGAACACCAACCGGCTGCTCAGCGGCGACTACGACATCTCGCAGTACCCCGGTATCGCGGGCGTCAAGAACGGCAACACCACCAACGCGGGCGCCACCTTCACCGGCGTCGCCGAGCGGAACGGCAAGGTGCTGCTCGTCACGGTCATGAACCCGGAGAAGGCCGACCACAACGAGGTCTACAAGGAGACCGCCGCCCTGTTCGACTGGGGCTTCCAGGCGGCCGGCAAGGTGACGCCGGTGGGCGAGCTGGTCGCGCCGAAGAACGCAGCGCAGCCGAGCGCCCAGCCGGGCGCGAACCCGTCCTCGTCCGAGGGGGCCGGGCAGGCGGGCGGCGCGGGGAACGCGTCGGCGAAGCCGGTGGCGGGCGCGGTGGCCGACGACGGCTCCGGCGGCATGTGGATCGCGCTGGCGGTCACCGGCGGTCTGCTGGTGCTGCTCGCGGGCGGCGCGTGGCTGGTCAACCGCCGCTGGCCGCTGCCGGACCTGGTACGACGTCGTCGCTGACGTCGATGTCCCGGGGGTCGTCGGGTGTGCCGCCGGTCGCCGTCCAGGCCGCGCAGAACAGGACCAGCTTGGCGGTGAAGTT includes:
- a CDS encoding D-alanyl-D-alanine carboxypeptidase family protein, whose amino-acid sequence is MPAPMKQTVRRSLLVTSATLAALALTAPVSFAAPIPPPSAPRSPSASASASASAGASKGASPSAGPSVTPPAKMSTVGGARLGQAGTQVTIAGGAPVLPKDLTARSWIVADAESGDVLAAHNAHWRLPPASTMKMLFADTVLPRFPPATVHKVDPKDLAGIGSGSSLVGIKEGETYTVHDLWLGVFLRSGNDAVHVLSAMNGGVAATVAQMNEHADALQALDTDVVSPDGYDAPGQVSSAYDLTLFARSGLQKKDFREYCSTVSAKFPGATTKNKKGRTSRGTFEIQNTNRLLSGDYDISQYPGIAGVKNGNTTNAGATFTGVAERNGKVLLVTVMNPEKADHNEVYKETAALFDWGFQAAGKVTPVGELVAPKNAAQPSAQPGANPSSSEGAGQAGGAGNASAKPVAGAVADDGSGGMWIALAVTGGLLVLLAGGAWLVNRRWPLPDLVRRRR